The genome window TGGCGATAGCTAGTAAAATTCCAGGAATGGCATATAAAATATCAAGACTTCGCATGATCATGTTGTCAGTCGCTTTTCCGTAATAACCTGAAAATGCTCCAAGTGTTCCGCCAATTAATGCAGGGATAATCGTTGAGAAAAATCCTACAATGAGCGATATTTGTGCACCGAAAACAATACGAGAAAATAAATCACGTCCGTAATTATCAGTGCCTAATGGATATTCTAACGAAGGTGTTTGTAACAATGCTCCATAATTATTTTCAGTCGCAAAGTCATAGTCAAATGTCCAAGAGCTTGTTACGGATAAAGAAAACATAAATACGATGAAAAATAATCCGAAGACGGCCATCGTATTGCGTAAAATCTTTTCCCAAATTTTTTGCCATTTTTCGATTGTAGATGGATTTGCCTTTCGAGCTTTTTGAATAAGGCTATACCCTAGCAATGTCGCAAAAAGATTGCCAGTCAAAGAGGCGATAAGCAGCAAAATACCAGGTAACAGCATCCATTTCGGCGCAGCCTCTGAAGTCACATATTTTGCACACAGAATTAACATCACAATATAAAAGAGTGCAAGGAGTAAGAAAAGCCCCATCGCTAGTAAAAACGTATCTGTGACATACGGTTTAAATAAGTTCAGTGCTGAAATACCGATAATGAAAAGTTGAGTGATGAATGCATAGGCAGCAAAAGTATATTCAGCTGTCTTTCTTTTTGACACAAGCATAAACGCAAACGATGTAGAGAAAATATTGCCTGAAACTATTGTTAATAACAGTGGATAACCAAGTATTCGAGTGCTTTTTTGTATGTCACCATGGCTTGCTAAATCCTGTTTAATTCGTAAAGTTAGGAAACCAATATAGGTTGTGGTGATTGCATAAATAATGAAAAAGATTAAGACAATTGGTCGCCAACTTTGAGTAGAAAAATTATAGCTATAAGCTAGAAACAATAAAGAAAAACAGTAAGGAAAAGACAAATGTAAAATGTGAATTGACATATTCCTGTGTAATCTTCAAAAGTAGTTTGACATGTAAGCTGTTTTTCACAGATGATCCCCCTTTAAGACTTCTTCATTTTCGAACGAATGCGTGGATCGAAAAAAGCATACAAAATATCGATGAGTAAATTAACGATCGAAATTGTGATGGCAATATAGACGACCCCACCAAGGATAGCTGGGATATCCGGAATAAACTGTTTGTCAACAATATAGCTACCAATACCACTAATATTGAAAACTTTTTCTGTAACAGATGCCCCACCTAACATGCCGCCAAAGAGAAGCCCAATCACTGTAATAATTGGAATCATGGCATTGCGAATAGCATGCTTTGTAATCACTTTAAATTCATTTAAGCCTTTTGCTTTCGCTGTAATAATGTAATCCTCATGTATGACCTCAAGCATACTGGATCTTGTCATACGAGCAATGGAAGCCGTAATGGATGTACCCAAGACAATAACTGGCATTATTAAAGATAACCAGTTTTGAGGATTGTACGTAGCTGGGAACCACTGTAGCTTTAATGCAAACGTTAAAATAAATATCAATCCTTGCCAGAAGCTTGGAATGGATAATCCAATTAAGGCAATGAACATAAACGTATAATCCAAATATGAATTTGGACGAACGGCCGAAATAATGCCGACTGGAATGGCAATAGCGATAGCCATTAATAATGATAGGATGGCTATTTCAAGTGTGACAGGAAATTTGTTTACAATGCTTTGTGTAACATCTTCTTTCCCTGCAAAGGAAGTACCTAAATCAAATGTGAATAGGCCAGATAAAGCATTCCATAATTGAGATAAATAAGGCTGATCCAAGCCATGAATGTGATTAAAGTTAGTTATTTGCTCTGGCGTTGCCGCAACACCAAGTAAGTTTCTTGCTGGATCGAATGGCGACAAATACAAAATTGTAAACACCAGTGTTGCGACACCTACTATAACAATGAAGCTTTGTAGTATTCGTTCAATAACAAATTGCAGAAATGGATTCGCAAACAATATGAGTACTACATAAAATAAAACAGCCGGTAAAAAAGTAAGGACCACAAAGTTTTTATGTTTAAGCTGCTGACTAAAAAATTGTAAATAGGATTGATCTTCTAAGCCATCTTTCAATAAATCTTGCGCTACTAGTTGCTGAAGTTTTGCTTCTGCTAATTTCGAAGCAGTTTCCTGTATTTGTTTTTCTGGCACAGATTCATGAAAAAATTTAGCTTTGGCTAATTCTTGCTCAGCAAACTCAACCTGCCATTGTGTGAATAAACCCTTTTCTTTGTAGTACTGTCTTCGTTTCTCAAAAGCTTGCTGGTATTGATGTGAATGTTTTCTTTTCCGATAAGATAAGTATGTAAAAGGGTGTACTAAAATACTTAAAAGAAAGAGCAGCGCATTGTAAGACTTATGGTGCATGAGCTTTTGATAAACTGAAAAAAAGAATACATGTTCCTTAGTTGTAGAATGATCTTGTGAAATAACCATGCATTTCCTCCAGACGTAAGTAAAATAATAGATTCTAAAGTGTGGACAAAACAACATCAACACACGCTTAGTAGTCAACTCATTTTTAGCGAGGTCCTACTAAATGAATTGCAGGATGAAGATTCAATATTTTTTATATTGTATAATTCCTATCAGTATTGTAAAGTATGAATTATACTAGTAATTAAGTCAATCACAAAATTTACAAAAGGATGGATTGAATGAGTGAAAAGCTTCTAGAAATAAGCGATCTTCGTGTATCTTTTATAACGGGAGAGACAGAATTTGAAGCCGTTAAAGGCGTTAATTTTCATGTAAATAAAGGTGAAACACTCGGAATAGTAGGAGAGTCAGGTAGTGGAAAAAGTGTAACGGCTCGTTCAATTATGCGTTTATTACCATCGCCACCTTCATTTCTAAAGTCAGGAACTATTTTGTTTAAAGGACAAGAGATTACTTCATTGAGTGAAAAACAAATGGAGGCAATCCGTGGACAAGATATTAGTATGATTTTTCAAGATCCAATGACATCCACAAATCCAACTATTCGTATTGGAGACCAAGTGTCCGAAAGTTTAATAAAGCATCAGTCAATGTCCAAAGCAGAGGCATATAAGCAAACAATAGAGTTATTAAAGCTTGTAGGCATTCGAGATGCAGAAGAACGCTATAAACAATATCCGCATGAATTTTCAGGGGGAATGCGCCAACGTGCTATGATCGCCATGGCACTTGCTTGTCATCCTTCTTTACTAATTGCAGATGAACCGACAACAGCCCTTGATGTAACCATTCAAGCGCAAATCTTAAAATTAATGCGAGATATGCAAAAAAAGATGGGTACCTCAATCATATTAATTACACATGATTTAGGCGTTGTTGCTGGTATGTGCGATCGACTTATTGTTATGAAGGAAGGCGAGATTGTTGAGCAAGGTACAACAGAGGAAATCTTTGCGAATGCTCAACATCCTTATACTAAAAAACTATTAAATGCTTTGCCTAAGCTCCATGAGAAAAAACAGCCCAAACCAATTGCGAATGTACAGCTAGGAATTGATAAAAATAAACCATTAATCGAAGTGACACATCTTTCAAAGGAATTCGCATTAGGTCGCGGTCAAACGGTGAAGGCAGTCAATGATTTGTCGTTCCATATATACCCAGGAGAAACATTAGGCTTAGTAGGCGAATCAGGCTCCGGGAAATCTACGACAGGCCGAACTATTTTACAGCTTCATCAACCTACGAATGGAGAGGTCTTGTATCAAGGTATACCCATTACAAGACTAACGAAAAAGCAGCTTAAAGCAATGCGTCGTCATATGCAAATTATTTTCCAAGATCCATATTCCTCGTTAAATCCTCGAAAAAAAATAGTAGATATTATTGGAGAAGCTCTAGACATTCATAAACTCGTTAAAACGAATGAAGAGCGTCAACAGCGTGTGGAGGAATTACTGGAACTTGTAGGCTTAAACAAAGAACATGCAGTGCGTTATCCACATGAATTTTCCGGTGGTCAGCGTCAACGTATTGGCATCGCAAGAGCTTTAGCAGTGGAGCCAAATTTTATCGTTTGTGATGAACCACTTTCAGCACTTGATGTTTCTATTCAAAAGCAGATTGTAGACTTGCTAAAGGATTTACAGCAGCGCCTAGGATTGACATACTTATTTATTGCTCATGATTTGTCTATGGTTAAACATATTAGTGATCGTGTCGCTGTCATGTATGGTGGGAAGATTGTAGAGCTTGCAGAAAGTGAGGAGCTGTACGCCAATCCGCAGCATCCGTATACACAAGCTTTATTGCGCTCAATACCAATTCCAGATCCGGCGATAGAAAAGCAAAAACATATGGATGCAGAAAATGAAGAGGTACAAACACGCTATGAGATAGAAAATAGTCAGCTTGTTGAAGTATCCCCAAATCATTGGGTTGCCATAGCATCTACATAGCTTGAATGTAGTAGCCTGATATTTTACAATAGAAACATCGTGAAACTTTTAAGGACTTTTGATTATAGAAAGTTCTTTAAAGTGTAATAAAGATGGAAAGTTGTGAGGGACCTACTACATGAAAATGCAAGATATAAAAACGTTAATTACGAGTGGTACAATTATTCTAGCCGTTGCATTGTATATGATTTTTGGCAGATCACCAGCCGAAGAAAAGGATGCAACAACTACCGACCAGCATGGCATTATTTCTATTGAACAGGTTGAAGAAAAAACAGGAAATAAGCGCTTTGATGTAGACTATATTAAAGCATATGATGGTGATACAATTCAGGCGACAATAAATGGCAAGAAAGAAAAAATTCGTTTGCTGATGGTAGATACACCAGAGATGAATTATAACAAAGGTGAAGCACAGCCTTATGCTGAAGATGCGAAGGACTATACGATTAAATTGCTAGAAAACGCTAAAAAGGTTGAAGCGGTTTACGATGTTGGACCAGAAACAGATAACTATGATCGCTTATTAGCTTATGTCTTTATTGATGATGTAATGTTACAGGAATCATTACTAAAAGAAGGGCTTGCAGCGGTTCGCTTTATCCATAAACCAAACAATACGTTTGAGGATGAATTTAGAGAAATTCAGCAAGATGCGGAAAAAGCAAAACTAAATGTTTGGTCACATGAAAATTACTTCCAAAAAGATGGCTTCCATCCGGAAGTATTAAAATAATGGTTAACTAACAAGGGACTGTCCCAAAAGGCAATGAAAAATGCCTTTTGGGGACAGTCCTTTCTTTATTCAAAAAATATAGTAGTAAAAAAAGTGAAGCTTATAAGAGTTTGTCAAAAAGCTGCACTTTATTTTTTGTTCGTCACTGAAAGTTGGGGGTGGATGACATGCTGTTAAAACGTATGTCATGTGGCTAAGTTGATTGAAATCGCCCAGTCGGAACGGAAATCAATCTCAAGTTATCGTGATGCGCCTTTTTTTATAAAAATCGAAACGGTGCACTTTTTACATACGTCTAATTTAATGAGGTGGTGAATGTTGGATGGATTTTGATGAGGTAGCAAGAGAATACATGAAGGATTTATTTAAAATTGCATACTCATATGTGAAAAATGTCCAATTGGCTGAAGATATTGTACAGGATGTCATGATAAAAGCTTTTGAGCGGCAAGAACAGTTCCGTGGAGAATCAAATTACAAAACTTATTTAATTCGTATGACCATTAATCGCAGTTACGATATATTACGAAGTTGGTCTTATCGCAACTATCAACTAACAAATACTTTTACATCATTTTTTAATCATTCAAAGTCAACCGAAGAATTAGCTGAAGAAAGGAGTAGTAACAAAGAGCTCTACGAACATGTATTTAATTTATCAATAAAATATAGAGAAGTGATCTACTTATATTATTATTTGGATTATTCCGTTAAAGAAATAGGAGTTTTACTAGATTTATCTGAAAATACGGTAAAGACTAGGCTTGCTCGAGGACGTGAAAAGTTAAAAAAGTTACTAAAAGAGGAGGAGGCGATATTCAATGAATAAAGAACAGATAAAAAAGAGTTTGGATCATTTTTTTGAAAAGAATAATCTTCCCTCCGAAAAGTCGATAGAAAGAATGTTAAATTATAAAAATCAGAAACCAAAAAAGACTCTGGCCTTATATCCTAAGCATTTATTCGGATTCATTACGACAATTGTAACCGTAAGTTGTATTATTTTTATTTTAGGAGTAATTACACCAACAGAAAGTACTGTAGACGTTACAAGTAACAAATATTCTAAACTTCTAAAAGAATATAATCTTGAAAAAGTCCATATTGAACCTCTGAACAAAACTTTTTTTAGTGTAGATGTATATGATATGCAATATTTCCAATCTGCATTTTGGACTAGAGCAGAGGCTGAATCGCTTAGTTTTGATTCGCTTATTGGGCAAACGGCAATGATGACTTTTGCTCAAAGTAAAGGTATTAAAGTTAATGATAAGGAGATTGAAGAACTTGCTAAACAAAAAAATACAGAATTTCTTCATGAATTTTCTCAAACAAAAGCAGTATCTGAATATGGTGATTTATTCAAGGCTTTAGGTATTTCAGAAAATGAATATTTTAAAGATGTTCTATATTTCAACGCGAAATATGAACTATTAGAAAGTAGACTTTTAAAAGCATTAAGTATAAAAACAAAAAATAGTGAAGAATATAGCCAGCTTCACAGGAACGCTATTCATTTTTATAGGGAAGTTGCT of Lysinibacillus agricola contains these proteins:
- a CDS encoding ABC transporter permease; translation: MVISQDHSTTKEHVFFFSVYQKLMHHKSYNALLFLLSILVHPFTYLSYRKRKHSHQYQQAFEKRRQYYKEKGLFTQWQVEFAEQELAKAKFFHESVPEKQIQETASKLAEAKLQQLVAQDLLKDGLEDQSYLQFFSQQLKHKNFVVLTFLPAVLFYVVLILFANPFLQFVIERILQSFIVIVGVATLVFTILYLSPFDPARNLLGVAATPEQITNFNHIHGLDQPYLSQLWNALSGLFTFDLGTSFAGKEDVTQSIVNKFPVTLEIAILSLLMAIAIAIPVGIISAVRPNSYLDYTFMFIALIGLSIPSFWQGLIFILTFALKLQWFPATYNPQNWLSLIMPVIVLGTSITASIARMTRSSMLEVIHEDYIITAKAKGLNEFKVITKHAIRNAMIPIITVIGLLFGGMLGGASVTEKVFNISGIGSYIVDKQFIPDIPAILGGVVYIAITISIVNLLIDILYAFFDPRIRSKMKKS
- a CDS encoding sigma-70 family RNA polymerase sigma factor: MDFDEVAREYMKDLFKIAYSYVKNVQLAEDIVQDVMIKAFERQEQFRGESNYKTYLIRMTINRSYDILRSWSYRNYQLTNTFTSFFNHSKSTEELAEERSSNKELYEHVFNLSIKYREVIYLYYYLDYSVKEIGVLLDLSENTVKTRLARGREKLKKLLKEEEAIFNE
- a CDS encoding ABC transporter ATP-binding protein; translation: MSEKLLEISDLRVSFITGETEFEAVKGVNFHVNKGETLGIVGESGSGKSVTARSIMRLLPSPPSFLKSGTILFKGQEITSLSEKQMEAIRGQDISMIFQDPMTSTNPTIRIGDQVSESLIKHQSMSKAEAYKQTIELLKLVGIRDAEERYKQYPHEFSGGMRQRAMIAMALACHPSLLIADEPTTALDVTIQAQILKLMRDMQKKMGTSIILITHDLGVVAGMCDRLIVMKEGEIVEQGTTEEIFANAQHPYTKKLLNALPKLHEKKQPKPIANVQLGIDKNKPLIEVTHLSKEFALGRGQTVKAVNDLSFHIYPGETLGLVGESGSGKSTTGRTILQLHQPTNGEVLYQGIPITRLTKKQLKAMRRHMQIIFQDPYSSLNPRKKIVDIIGEALDIHKLVKTNEERQQRVEELLELVGLNKEHAVRYPHEFSGGQRQRIGIARALAVEPNFIVCDEPLSALDVSIQKQIVDLLKDLQQRLGLTYLFIAHDLSMVKHISDRVAVMYGGKIVELAESEELYANPQHPYTQALLRSIPIPDPAIEKQKHMDAENEEVQTRYEIENSQLVEVSPNHWVAIAST
- a CDS encoding thermonuclease family protein, which produces MKMQDIKTLITSGTIILAVALYMIFGRSPAEEKDATTTDQHGIISIEQVEEKTGNKRFDVDYIKAYDGDTIQATINGKKEKIRLLMVDTPEMNYNKGEAQPYAEDAKDYTIKLLENAKKVEAVYDVGPETDNYDRLLAYVFIDDVMLQESLLKEGLAAVRFIHKPNNTFEDEFREIQQDAEKAKLNVWSHENYFQKDGFHPEVLK